A section of the Harmonia axyridis chromosome 2, icHarAxyr1.1, whole genome shotgun sequence genome encodes:
- the LOC123673977 gene encoding proline-rich protein HaeIII subfamily 1-like has translation MNQCNQRAMKSSFAIIFTICAIFQLLGATTAAPPDGPPNGPPPDGPPPGPPPPGEKPPGPPPDNGGSSDSSSTQASTT, from the exons ATGAATCAGTGTAACCAAAGAGCAATGAAGAGTTCTTTCGCTATCATTTTCACAATTTGTGCTATATTTCAG CTTCTAGGGGCTACTACAGCTGCGCCTCCAGATGGCCCTCCGAATGGGCCACCTCCTGATGGTCCACCCCCTGGACCCCCACCACCAGGAGAAAAACCTCCCGGTCCACCACCAGATAACGGTGGCTCAAGCGACTCGAGCTCAACTCAAGCATCTACCACATAA